The Thermococcus eurythermalis genomic sequence CGTCTCCCTAATCGCCAGCACAATCCGCGGGCTGGGCCTCTGGAAGACGTTGGGGTTGCTCACGGTGTAGACCTTTCCTTCGGTGGCGGCTTTAATCGTCGAGAGCGGCTCCGAGCAGAACACACTCGGGTCAACGTAGGCCGAGGCAATGATGACGACGTCTGGATTCCTTGCAACGATTTCTTCAGCGCTGACGGCCTTCCAGCCATCAACGTCTCCGAAGGCGTTCTTACCGCCGGCAATCCTGATTATGCCCTCGGCGAAGGTGTTCTTCCCTCCTACCCAGTAGCCGTTGTAGGTGCTGACGAGGTACATAACGCTCGGCCGGCTAGCGTTGGCGACAAGGCCTTCAATGTAGCTTATCTGGGCCTTCATCTCTGCTATTACAAGGGAAGCCTGCTTCTCCCTGTTGAGAACCTTTCCGAGAAGTTCAACCTGCTGATAAATGCCTTCAATGCTCTCCGGATTGACGATTACAACCGGCGCAATCTTCTCAAGGTTTTCAAGGAAGCCCTGCTTGTAAAAGACCGCGTTGTCCGCTATAATCAGGTCGGGGTTGAGCTTTGCAATCTCCTCGAGGTTGGCATAGGCGCCGTAGCCTCCCACCCTTGTTATGTTTTTGACGGCCGGGGGCCAGTCCGCGTAATCGGTAACGCCGACGAGCTTGTCACCCGCCCCGATGTAGAATATCGTCTCGGTGATGCTGGGTGCAAGAGAGACGACCCTCACAGGCTCCTCCCGGATTGTGACGCTCCGGTTGGCCATGTCGGTGATGGTAAGCGGGTAGCTGGTCTCAAATGCGTCCGGGTGCAGGATTCTTGCCATCGTCTCGATTCCGCGGATAAGTCTCGGGCTGGGGTGAATAAGGTCGTTCTCGTTGTCTATCATATAAACGCGCCCATTTTTGACTGCGGTTGTGCCGGCGAAGAGCTTGTAAGCGTCTTCCACCGTCATGCCGCAGTGGGGCGTCAGGACTATGACCTCGGGGTCCCTCGCTATTACCTCCTCAAGGCTTACCTGCGGCCAGTTTGAGGCGTCGTTGAAAATGTTCACTCCTCCAGCGATGCTGATTACGTCGCTTATGAATGTGTTGCCGCCGGCAGTCGTCAGCGGGTCGTTCCAGACAACGTAGAAGGTTTTGACCTTTGGCTTGTCTTCCATAAGCTCCCTCATTGCGCTGATTTTGGCGTTGAACTCTTCAACAACTTCTCCGGCCTTATTCTTTTTGTTGAAGACC encodes the following:
- a CDS encoding ABC transporter substrate-binding protein, coding for MAMKRSALIVVLLLLGAVVATGCIASNESTSSTSSPSAISTTTPATPTTNPQTSTSPTTSSTPQTEKGYYPITIKDFANRTVTIKAEPKRVISLAPSLTEDLYYLGLLDRVVGITGYEDWPPEAVNITSVGGYGAYANLETIASLGPDLIIADNAVLYKEGFLENLEKIAPVVVVAPKSLNEIPRAIELLGEVFNKKNKAGEVVEEFNAKISAMRELMEDKPKVKTFYVVWNDPLTTAGGNTFISDVISIAGGVNIFNDASNWPQVSLEEVIARDPEVIVLTPHCGMTVEDAYKLFAGTTAVKNGRVYMIDNENDLIHPSPRLIRGIETMARILHPDAFETSYPLTITDMANRSVTIREEPVRVVSLAPSITETIFYIGAGDKLVGVTDYADWPPAVKNITRVGGYGAYANLEEIAKLNPDLIIADNAVFYKQGFLENLEKIAPVVIVNPESIEGIYQQVELLGKVLNREKQASLVIAEMKAQISYIEGLVANASRPSVMYLVSTYNGYWVGGKNTFAEGIIRIAGGKNAFGDVDGWKAVSAEEIVARNPDVVIIASAYVDPSVFCSEPLSTIKAATEGKVYTVSNPNVFQRPSPRIVLAIRETAELLHPELFDYQPEPLTCPVGETANSTG